One Hordeum vulgare subsp. vulgare chromosome 4H, MorexV3_pseudomolecules_assembly, whole genome shotgun sequence DNA window includes the following coding sequences:
- the LOC123449072 gene encoding 50S ribosomal protein L4, chloroplastic, whose amino-acid sequence MPVSSVASPLLLSLSASSSSFLSSSSSVSFLPSPSSSSSFPHASVRGRPSASILRALRAEATTLPVINFTGEKVGEVALDIKAAPPSTARAVVHRALITDRQNARRGTASTLTRGEVRGGGRKPYGQKKTGKARRGSVRTPLRPGGGVIFGPKPRDWTIKINRKEKRLAISTALASAAVANDSFVVQEFDEEFATGPRTRDFVAALQRWGLDPREKAMFFSTELDDNVRLSGRNIGTLKMLTPRTLNLYDILDARKHFFTPAAIEYLNSRYGTTGFDEFVGEDGEDDGEEEEEEEAITEEAAQDETGEAEADSTS is encoded by the exons ATGCCGGTCTCCTCCGTGGCCTCGCCCCTCCTGCTCTCGCtctccgcctcgtcctcctccttcctctcctcctcctcctcggtctccttcctcccctccccctcctcctcctcctccttcccgcacGCCTCCGTCAGGGGGAGGCCGTCCGCCTCCATCCTCCGCGCGCTGCGGGCCGAGGCCACCACCCTCCCGGTCATCAACTTCACTGGGGAGAAGGTCGGGGAGGTCGCCCTCGACATCAAGGCCGCGCCGCCCTCCACCGCGCGCGCCGTCGTGCACCGCGCCCTCATCACCGACCGCCAGAACGCGCGGCGGGGCACGGCCTCCACCCTCACCCGCGGGGAGGTCAGGGGCGGCGGGAGGAAGCCCTACGGCCAGAAGAAGACCGGGAAGGCGCGGCGCGGGTCGGTCCGCACGCCGCTACGCCCCGGCGGTGGTGTCATCTTCGGCCCCAAGCCCCGGGACTGGACCATCAAGATCAACCGCAAGGAGAAGCGCCTCGCCATCTCCACCGCGCTCGCCAGCGCCGCCGTCGCCAACGACTCCTTCGTCGTACAAGAGTTCGACGAGGAGTTCGCGACGGGGCCCCGGACCAGGGACTTCGTCGCCGCGCTGCAGCGGTGGGGGCTCGACCCCAGGGAGAAGGCCATGTTCTTCTCCACGGAGCTTGATGATAATGTGCGGCTGAGCGGCAGGAACATCGGCACCCTCAAGATGCTAACTCCCAGGACGCTCAACCTGTACGACATCCTCGACGCACGCAAGCATTTCTTCACCCCGGCTGCCATTGAATACCTCAATTCGAGGTACGGTACCACCGGTTTTGATGAATTTGTGGGCGAAGATGGCGAGGACGAcggtgaagaggaagaggaggaggaagcgaTCACGGAGGAGGCTGCCCAAG ATGAGACTGGAGAGGCTGAGGCAGACAGCACTTCCTAG